A genomic region of Thunnus albacares chromosome 2, fThuAlb1.1, whole genome shotgun sequence contains the following coding sequences:
- the utp15 gene encoding U3 small nucleolar RNA-associated protein 15 homolog, producing the protein MASFKPTKIQVYPKLGEKVTQDTLYWKNYKAPVQIKEFGAITNIDFSPVAPHNFAVTAFTRIHIYGPFSQEPVKTFTRFKDTAYCGRFRSDGQLLVAGCEDAVVRLFDVSGKVALRMFKGHTKAVHVTDFTSDRYQILTGSDDYTCRLWDIPNSTELNTYQEHTDYIRCGVTSKLNRDLFITGSYDHTVKVFDARVDKSVMTMDHGQPVESLLLYPSEGLLVSAGGRYVKVWDVLKGGQPLVSLKNHHKTVTSLCLSSNGQRLMSASLDRHVKVYNTTNYKVVHNFDYAASILSLALAPDDESIVVGMTNSILSIKHRKSPEESKEVSGQQRRRPSYRVFVKGKNYVPKQDDYLVSKPVKQHLAKYDKQLKKFNVSKALDTALETWTRLKKPEITVAVMKELDRRGTLKNALAGRDEKGLSQLLSFLIGNLVDPRFAPVLVTAAEMILDIYHSVIGQSAVVDRQLLRLQELLEREIDYQQDLLEVLGMLDTMFASSLPRKEVPCSGISRPNGQAEGVESTSRPQLQAS; encoded by the exons ATGGCCTCATTCAAACCCACAAAAATTCAGGTTTATCCTAAACTTGGAGAGAAAGTCACACAAGACACACTGTACTGGAAAAACTACAAG GCTCCAGTCCAGATAAAAGAATTTGGAGCAATCACAAACATAGACTTCTCCCCAGTGGCTCCACATAACTTTGCTGTGACGGCGTTTACAAGA ATCCACATTTATGGGCCGTTCTCCCAGGAGCCAGTGAAGACATTTACACGGTTTAAGGACACAGCGTACTGTGGCAGGTTCCGTTCAGACGGTCAGTTGCTTGTGGCGGGATGTGAGGACGCGGTGGTGCGGCTGTTCGATGTCAGCGGCAAGGTGGCGCTCAGGATGTTCAAAGGACACACAAA GGCTGTGCATGTGACAGACTTCACCTCGGACCGTTACCAGATCCTCACAGGGTCAGACGACTACACCTGTCGACTTTGGGACATCCCAAATTCCACCGAGCTCAACACCTACCAAGAACACACAGATTACATTCGCTGCGGTGTCACAAGCAAACTCAACAGAGATCTCTTCATTACCG GATCATATGACCACACGGTGAAAGTGTTTGATGCCAGAGTCGATAAGAGTGTGATGACCATGGACCACGGCCAGCCAGTGGAGAGTCTGCTCCTCTATCCCTCTGAAGGACTCCTCGTCTCTGCAG GTGGACGATATGTCAAAGTGTGGGATGTGCTAAAAGGAGGTCAGCCTCTGGTGTCACTGAAAAACCATCACAAAACCGTCacctctttgtgtctcagtAGCAACGGACAGAGGCTGATGTCAGCCTCTTTGGACAG gCATGTGAAGGTGTACAACACAACCAACTATAAAGTGGTCCACAACTTTGACTACGCTGCCTCGATTCTCAGTCTGGCTTTGGCT CCGGATGATGAGTCCATCGTTGTGGGTATGACCAACAGTATTCTGAGTATCAAACACAGGAAAAGCCCTGAAGAGTCAAAGGAAGTCTCTGGCCAACAAAGGCGGCGACCGTCATATCGCGTTTTTGTGAAAGGGAAGAACTACGTCCCTAAACAG GATGATTATCTTGTCAGCAAGCCGGTGAAACAACATTTGGCTAAATATGACAAGCAGCTCAAGAAATTCAATGTATCCAAGGCTTTGGATACAGCTCTGGAG ACATGGACAAGACTGAAAAAGCCAGAGATCACAGTCGCTGTCATGAAGGAGCTGGATCGAAGAGGAACACTGAAGAACGCTCTGGCAGGAAGAGATGAAAAGGGACTCTCTCAGCTGCTCAGCTTCCTCATAGG GAACTTGGTCGACCCCAGGTTTGCTCCTGTCCTCGTAACCGCAGCTGAAATGATCCTGGACATCTATCATTCAGTAATCGGCCAGTCAGCAGTCGTGGACCGTCAGCTGTTGCGTCTTCAGGAGCTGCTGGAGAGAGAGATTGACTACCAGCAGGACCTCCTGGAGGTGCTGGGCATGTTGGACACAATGTTTGCCTCCTCCCTCCCGAGGAAGGAGGTGCCATGCTCTGGCATTAGCAGACCTAATGGCCAGGCCGAAGGCGTAGAAAGCACCTCAAGACCACAGCTCCAGGCCTCCTGA